The Triticum aestivum cultivar Chinese Spring chromosome 4B, IWGSC CS RefSeq v2.1, whole genome shotgun sequence sequence AGCTTGATCTTGCTCCATCCATGAAATTCCTGGTTCTGAGACAACATTTCGTCAGAAACATAACCCCTGAACATTATTCTGAAGAAAATTCAGACATGAGCAGCAGTTGCTACTGCTCTACTTACCAGAAGCACTTGAGCTCGCCGCCGGCTTCAACGGAGACCGGTGCTCACCGAAGGAAGCCTCCAATGGCGATACGGGGCTCGGGTAACCTCCGCGGATCATCATTTCATCAGGCGGGCTGCTGCACCACGACGCCGGGCTCGGTGGCACCTCGGTGGAGTTCTCCTGAACATTCCCATGTCAGATTGATGGCGCTCGCTCTGAATTCTGAAACAACAGCAAGTGTTCGATCCCTCACCTGCAGGACGCCGGGGTGGATGAGGACGGAGGGGGCGGTGACCAGCGTGCCCATCGGCGGGAAGTCGTCGAGGAAGAACGATGACGAcgactcgtcggcggcggcggagtggagcTTCTTGCCGAACAGCTTCGCTCTAAGCCCGAGGTTCTGCCGCAGGTTGGACACCTTACCCTTGATGCCGAACCCGTCCTTCCTCCCTTTCGGTGCCCTCTCCTCTTCCGGTGACGGCCGTCCGCCGTAGTAGTCCCCGTGTCCCTCGTGTTTCAGCTGCACCCGCGCTCCGGCGAGCACCTTTGGCTCCCCCTCCGAGAGGAACTTCACGAAGTTCCCGGACACCGGCGCCGAGAACGACCTCATCAGGTTCCTCGGCGACGCCGACTCATCGGAGGAGTCGACGACCGCCCCCGTAGCGGAGCTCTTGTACCACCCGTGTCTGAAGGACCGGACTTCGGATGACTCGATCGCGCGCTTCTTCTCCTCCTTGCTCCTGATCTTCTTGTCGCCCTTCCTCGCCACGTCGCGCCTCGGGCTCGTCGGCTTCGGCCGCGGCTCTTCGTCCCACGGCGAAGACGACGGCGTCGAGGCGGCCGGCCGTCTCCGGTGAGAGCCGAACGGCGACGGTTGGTCGGCCTCCGGCTCCCTCCTGAGCACGTTCCTGAGCCGGTCGGAGAGCTGCTTCCTGGCGTCTCTGCAGATGTAGTCCATCTGGCTCTGCACGTCGCTGCTCCGGTACGAGCGCGTCGACTCCGACCGCAGCAGCGCCGGGTGGTGCATTTCCTTGGTGACGCTCTCCCTGATCTGGTCGGCGATGTTCCGCGCGATCTGCTTCGGGTCGGCGGGGACGTCGCCGCTGCCGGCGGGCcaccggtcggccgccctgtcgtCGGGGGCCATGTGCCCTTCGAGCTCGATCTTGAGCCGCATCTTCACCTCCTCCAGGAACGCCTCCATGTTGTTCTCGTTCTTCATCAGCTCCGGCGATCCCAGCGACGACTCGTCGACGTCGTCGGCGCTCAGCTCCGGGCAGGGCTTCAGGATCACGATCCTCGTCGGCGACAGcggcttctcctcctcctcgtaatAGAATCTCGAGAGCGGCAGCCTCGCGGAAGAACCATCATCCGCGCTCGTCAGAGAGAACGTCCGGCTGCCGGAGATcgacgggccgccgccgccgccctccttgcCCCTCCTTCTCCAATGCGCGTCGCCACTGCCATTGTCGTGCACGCGCCTGTTGCCATCTCTCCCTCTGCGATCCTGCTGGTGGTACCTGTACGGCACGATCTCCGAGGACCTATCACCGTCGCCGTCGTCAACGTGCCGGCTGTCCAGCTCCAGAGCCCTGGACTGCTCCCACACCTTGCTGGCCTGCCACGCCGCGAACTCCTTCTTGAACTTCTGCAGCTCCTCCTCCTGCGGGTGCTCCCGCGGCACCGGCTTGCTCcactcatcaccaccaccaccgccattaCTCCTCTTGGTCAGCTGAGCAAGAATGTCCCtctcgtcgtcgccggcgtcgtcgaagGTGTAAATTTCCTGTTTCGCCGTATGCCGGGCAGGATTCTTCTGCTGCGCGAAGGAGACATGCTTGGTCGGCACCGGCCTCGCGACGATCATCGCCTGCCTGGCATCATCAGCGTGGGTGGCGAGCTCGGAGTTCATCGGCGGCGAGTCCATGCCCATCAACCTGGCGATGACGCTGGGCACTCTCTTGTGCCCTTCATTTTGCCGGAAGGACGCGTCCTCATGGATCAGCTTCTTGATGGGGGCCGAGGAGGACTTTGGGTACTGCCTCATGCTGTTGCAAGAGTACTGCAGAGAGTTGTACATGAAACTTGGTCAGGACTCAGAACAATGCCAGCAGCTCAACATATGGCCTCCTACTTATTGATGGACAAAAGATGGCAAGCAATGATGCAGAGAATGGCCAGGTAATTAAGGGGCAACGTGATTGTGCCCAGCAGTAGATGGCGGTCTACTGTTTGTTTGACAGCATTATTAATAGGTGTTTCGTGCTGTCCTCTCGGGCAACAACAGTCAGGTACAAGTACACCTAGCAGCAGAGCTGCCAAGGACGGACGGACAATACATATCATCTGTCAAGAAAGATCTACCCACCTAACTGAAAATTGGACAGTAGTATGAGACTggaatgaaagaaagaaaaaggcattCCAGGTCCTTTTTCTGGAAACAAAAGAATTTACCAGACGCATAGCATAAAAGGATGCAGTGAATTACTCTGTCAGATAGACAGAATGAACAGGGAAGGGATTGTACTACTCACCGGGACGTCCTCTTGGAAGACGCCGTAGTTGTGGGGCGCCTCCATGGAGAACTCCATGCTGTTCCTCGGAGCATCGAAACCTGCAATTAAGCCCAAGGACGATCTATTAAACTTGCTGCGAACCCAATCACCAACCAAGACGAAAATGGCGCGCAGAGGTTCCTGGAGATGGTCGAATTTCGGAATTcagcatgtatgtatgtatgtatgtacctTGGCCCGGCTGCCTCTTGCTGTTGCTGGCCGTCCACTTCTTGGAGGTGCTGGCCTGGGAGAAGTCCAGGTACTGCATCATGGTCACAACTGCCAGAGAGATCCTGCAGTCTGCTTCGATGGCGAGGCTAGGATCTTATCAAGGCCGGTTGGGATTGACCTCGCTATCCTGTAAATTTTTGCAGGAAATCAAGTCATACTCtgaccttcttttcttcttctctggCAGAAACTACAGAGTAATCTAGTAGAGATTTCTCATTAGCAAAATTACAGAGTAATCTAGCAGATATTGCAGAGCATTtactcaaaaagaaaaaaagaagttgCAGAGTAATCTAGTATGTAGTTTTAAAAGAATTTGGGAGGGAAGCAAAATTCAACGGAATCTATCCTCCAAAGAGGAGACGCCGGAGGAAATAAGGAACCAAGTTCCTGATCACCATGTAGCTAGTAAATCAGGTTCatgagaggaagcagaggaggagatGAACATGAGAGGATGGGCGATGGTCCGGAGGCGTCAACGTGGGTGGTGGGGAAGCTGAGCTGCCGAGCCCCACCACGTGCACGCAGATCGCACGCATTTCCTTCAAGAACAAGGAACGAACCAGACGCAAATGCTAGTAATAAACAAGAAGAATCAACCAAGAAGAAGGAGGCATCGTCGACGAGGAACGAACCGATGAATCGGCAAGAAGAGCATCCAAGGGATCGATCTTCCCGGTGCCGCCGGCGTAGGCACGCCACCACGCCGCGCGCGGCTCTCGCAGGCGAAGAACCACGGCTAGCCGGCCGTACGTCGCCGGCGGGTCAGCGAAGAATGCCTTATAGCTCCCGCGGAGGAGCAGAGAAGAGAGGAGATGGCGCTACGCGAGCCTGCTCGAGCCTTATGAATGGCGGTAGTTGTAGTGGCGGCAAGCGGGACAGGAGCCCAAAGCATatgcacggacgggacgggacggggcGGGAGGGAAAGCAACAGCCGGGACAGCGAAAGCCTCGCCAAAAGCTAAGCCTTCCCCGGCCGCTTTCCCACCCTGCTATTGGTTTTCCGTTTCCCACTCGCTGTAAAAACCAGTACTATCCGATAATCGGAAACGCCATTGCCGTCGTGCTGCTGCCATTTCTGCAGCCGCCGTGTTAGCGTCTACCTGTTGGACGTTTTCAGCGGATGCCGGGGGAGATTCCCCCTGGCGTTATTTTTAACAGTTTGTTTATGCTGAATTTTTTAGGGTTTATTAATAACAGTGTTATGTGATTGATTGAAGAGGACAGCTTGGTGCTGCGAGGACTCCCTCTCTGGCTAGCTAGAGAGGACTAGGAGTGGTTGGTGCGGCACACGCTTTCCGTTACCCGGCCCGCACGAGCGGAGGCCGTTCCATTTGGCGCCGTTGTGCTGCGAGTGCTGCCTCCTCGTCCGTTTCCGTCCCGGACAGCCCTGTGCGTGCTGGCCATCATGGAATGGATCATCATGTGGGAATTGGATGAGAAGGATGTACCAATTCTCTCATCTTTTAATTAGTATTATTATTAATATATTAATAAAAGGCGGGAGAATCGTTCCCGGCACCCAAAGCCCGCCGTACAGCAAATCCGCCAAGGCCAGCTTACAAAAATGGCCACATTGGGCGGGTGGAATGGAACACGCACTACTCCCAGCTTGCACCGTGTGTCCGCAGCTTAGAAATGATTGTTTGATGGCGATGACACGCACACACGCGATCTGCCTAACAATATGGCCTGAGTGATGATCGACCGGGACGGGCATCCGGCCTGATACCTGCCCTGCCTCTTTCTCAACAATCTAGGCCACTCTCCGTCCATgccgcgagcgagcgagcgagcaatACGGCCGGAAAAGGCAAAGCATATGCCGTACCCGTATATTACCAGCAGGCCTATCGACATGAagtggcagcggcagcagcagcgtcACCACGGCTGTTTGCTGGTGGCCGCGCAGCCGGAGCCGCTGAGCACCGGCCGCATTGATTCATTCAATGGCGACCTCCTCCCCGACCGGCAGGAGTACAGCACCACCGGCGCCACCACGccccacgcccacgcccacgcccacgcccacgcccacgccgTCGACCGGCCGGACCAGTGTCGTGCATGCGCCAGTGCCCCACGCGCGACGGCGACGGGCGGAAGATTTCCGCGTCGCCTCACCTCACCTCACCGGAATGTCCCTCGCACATGCCCGCGCACACGCACGCACATGCTCCTGCCCTGCCTTGACCCGGCCGGCTCAGCGTCAGCAGCTAACAACTGTCTGCTCTACGTCTTGTTTACTAGTTCTACTACTAGCTACTGATGGTCTGATCTCTGATGGACGTGGCTGGCTTGGGGTTTAGTTAGTTGGTTGGTTAGTTAGTTGGTTAGCGGCTGCCACTGGCCAAAGCCAGCGCCGGCCGGTGCGTGCTGTGAGTGATAATAATACAAAGGGGCGTGTACATTACATCGGAATGGTCCATGATGGTGCGGTATGATGGCCATGATGCGGTAGTGGGCATCATATGCCCTGTATGTATGTATTATTGTCAAGGTCGCCTCCTCGTTAATTCTCTGCTCTATATACATACTACATGTATATATGTATCTATCCGAACTACTGCCAACTGACACAGATACTGCGGTTCCACACACGCCCATGCGTCCTCACCCACAATCTAGTGTAAAATAAAAATTCTATGGCATTTGATTGAGAGGTGTTAGGAAAAGAAAAACAAGGATTGGGCCGGAGATCAAACCAAGCATGCATCATTCCCTGGAGGATACACAAATGGGCAGCCGCTGCTTTCGGTAGGAAGACCGAACCTCTTTCTGTTTTGTTTAGTTTGGTTGGGGCTATGGTTGGTTATCAAATGCATGACGTGCGCGCATGCACAGCCATCATTCCGCCCTACTAAACTAAGCATGCAAAGGGGCAGGGAAAATCATGCCACATCCATGGTGGAGTTTATAAACTACCCTACCCAGCAAAAAAAAAGGAGGAGCTTATAAACTAGTTAACCCTGTGACCCCTCCTGGATCAAAGACATCACATGGTGGGGTGCCCCATCGAATCAATaccaccccctcccctccccacaGCCCACATTGCCTAAAGCCAAGGGCAATCCCTGTGCTGTCGACCCGGGCCAAAAGTTAACCCAGGATTACTCTATCTATTCTCCAGTGACATTATCCTACAGCAGAACAGTAATGTGAACACACACAAGTCGGCAAATGTTTATGAGTTCGCAAGTTGAGGATTGTTTGTTCATCTTCAATTACTATGGTGAGAGAATGAATTCAAGGATACGGTACGAGAATTTTCTTGATAATTGGGCTTGTAGGTTCGTTCAACCAACCTTTGTACATTTGTCCGTGGAGCCCTCTTCGGTCCTTCCAGCTCCATCTCGCGTCCATGCCGCATGTATCCGGTCCGCAACCCTGCATCCGCATAGATCTGCATGTACAAGCACTTACCTTTGCATATAGGGACGAGCCGCCGTATCTCCCAAGAGATTGCCTTGAGCTTTCTGCCTTCAAAAGCACTGCCAACAAGTGTAAAGGAGTTTGCAATAGTTAAAACACCACCATAAAAAAAATCAGCCCAGATGGTCCTCGAATCACTGGCATTTTGCTAATATAAGCAAGCAGACTCGGAGCATTGGCGTCTAATGGCGTCTTTCTGCAGGGGCTTAAAGGGGAACCGGGTCTCCTAGGTTGTAAAGGGGAAGCCATGATCAGCGCAGCGTGCTTTTAATTCCGCGCCCACCTCAATGAATAATAGCTTGTTGCATCTTCCGGTGAAAATTCCCGCCGATCGTTCAGATCAGGAGAGCCCCCTACAAGGTGTCTGAGCAGTAGTGGTCCAGAAGACTAGAGCAATTGTGAATGTAGGAGCAAAGAACCCATCAATCATCTCTTTGCCCGGTCAGACGGTAACCTATGCATGAGTTTTACATGCATCTTATTGCGGAATTGATATATCAAACTTGTGCTCCAGTTTGTTTATAGGCGCGATCATTGTGCATGACTGCTGCTGCTGGATTCTGAGATATAAAACCAGTCTGCTCTTTAAAAAAATGGATGGACTGGGATCTCCATGTGCTGTACTTCATAATCAGAAATCATAtctcaaataagatttattttgatTGCCAAACTACTAAGAGATTGCCTATTAATAAGTTGCCTGACCAGTCATATGTCTAAACCACCATCCCAACCTAGCTTCATTTATAATGTATACAGATCAGAGAGTCCAGTTATGTTTGATAAAATTGAACAGTTTCTGCAGCTTCAGGCTAAATGGCATGCAGTTTTGGGTGACTAAGATTTACACAAGATCCAGGACAGTGAGAATAAGCAAAACGGTTATACTAATTGGTCATCTCAAACACCTTGAAATGCAGTCTCGAGTCTAACAAACACCTTGAAATAATAGAACGTGCCACCTCCCTTAGGAATAGACCTAAATCATCTCAAAATATTCACAGTTCAATTGGTCATTATCAATCATCGTAAGTGCTTGCAAACTTTCACAAGGAGAAGCCACAGGTTCTTATCGGCGAGGATATGATTTGAAGTGTCTCTATCAAGTTATGTCATATGCATTCTTATTATTCATCTAGGCAACAACTTGGCCATCTTTCAAAGACAGTGCAAGAGTAAGAACAACATGAACAACTAACAATAGCAAGCAAATGTCCAAATAATGTGAAATGTACAGTGGGGGAGGGAATACCGTGCTGGAGTTATCATTCATGTGCCCACTATATGCAAAACAATGATGGCCTATTAGTAAAACTCGGGCAGATCATGTGATGCTTGTTGTAGAGGTCACCACATGCTTCATTACAAGCTATAACTGCTGTGACTAAATGTGTATACATGATTGAAGAACCAAACGAAACCCACAAAAAATTGAAATGCTTATTATATATTCAGATTAACCAGTAACGTACACGAAAATAACTTGCCGAGTGGTCTATCCATAGTCAGTGAACATACAAAAGATGACTAGGCCATGCAGGTACACCACTTGAAGGCACAACCAGACTGTATGTTACAAGCTAATGGTGGGCTATTACTGAAGTAAAAATCTCTAATGTTCTACCTTCTTTTGCTCAAAGGAAGATGTAATTTTCTGCATTACCCAAGTCCCAAGACTAACAAAATCATCACAATAAAAGGGTAGCATGTCACCTCTTCTGCATCAATCTGCTCAACTGACTTGTACATACAGTCCCTCTTGGTATCCTGTTACCAGCATTTGAGATAAGAAAAACTTCTCCAATCTGCTCCTAATTCAGGTATTCACCTCTTCTGCATCAATCTGCTCAACTGATTGTAGATACTCTCTCTCATGGTATCCCTGTTGCCAGTATTTAAGGTGAAAACATCTGCTCCAGGATGATTCCTCAACCTTGCAACTGCATTTTATAGGGGAGAATGTTTAGTCACGATCCAAGGAGAAACCATAGTCAGAAGATTGACTCACATGCGTCTACAGAAAAGCATGGGGTAGTAAAAATATATCTTGTTCCCATGCTGGAGATATCTGTTAATTTCTTATATGTATAACATAGCATACTGGGGTACACTGTAGCAATATTAGTTATAAAAATGTGCCCATGACTGAACCAGGTACTAAAAGACAATTGATGCAATGCTCTTTATACAATATCATGTACAGTCAAGCTCCCAATTTGGAAAAAAATGGTACCTCCAGGAATGTCTCTGCCATATCTTGGTAGTGGTATGGTGGCCAGCACAGGGATGTTGGACTCCATAACTCTCATCACAGCAGGGAAAAATGCTGGACTGAACAACTCCATTTTACCCACTTCATCAATGATGAAGAGATCTGTATCTTCTTTGACCTGATAAATCAACAAGAAATATAAAGCTGTTGGCTACATTTCGATAGTAAACAGTGATCTGACAGACTGGTCTAAATCTTGGGTTCATGATTATCACACATGTCTGGCATGTATGAACAAACTAGCAACCTACCATTCGAACTAAGGTCAGGGAAATATCTCGGAACCGCTTACCTGCAACTCAGGCAATGCTAGCGATTCCAAAGATGCTGTATCTACTTTGTACTTCCCAACAGTAGGCCATCTAGCAGACTCAGGGCTGCAAGATACACAAACTTAGA is a genomic window containing:
- the LOC123093590 gene encoding uncharacterized protein codes for the protein MMQYLDFSQASTSKKWTASNSKRQPGQGFDAPRNSMEFSMEAPHNYGVFQEDVPYSCNSMRQYPKSSSAPIKKLIHEDASFRQNEGHKRVPSVIARLMGMDSPPMNSELATHADDARQAMIVARPVPTKHVSFAQQKNPARHTAKQEIYTFDDAGDDERDILAQLTKRSNGGGGGDEWSKPVPREHPQEEELQKFKKEFAAWQASKVWEQSRALELDSRHVDDGDGDRSSEIVPYRYHQQDRRGRDGNRRVHDNGSGDAHWRRRGKEGGGGGPSISGSRTFSLTSADDGSSARLPLSRFYYEEEEKPLSPTRIVILKPCPELSADDVDESSLGSPELMKNENNMEAFLEEVKMRLKIELEGHMAPDDRAADRWPAGSGDVPADPKQIARNIADQIRESVTKEMHHPALLRSESTRSYRSSDVQSQMDYICRDARKQLSDRLRNVLRREPEADQPSPFGSHRRRPAASTPSSSPWDEEPRPKPTSPRRDVARKGDKKIRSKEEKKRAIESSEVRSFRHGWYKSSATGAVVDSSDESASPRNLMRSFSAPVSGNFVKFLSEGEPKVLAGARVQLKHEGHGDYYGGRPSPEEERAPKGRKDGFGIKGKVSNLRQNLGLRAKLFGKKLHSAAADESSSSFFLDDFPPMGTLVTAPSVLIHPGVLQENSTEVPPSPASWCSSPPDEMMIRGGYPSPVSPLEASFGEHRSPLKPAASSSASEPGISWMEQDQAEEIPQASSAVQDDDDDDTAEVDHPTKAFIRAVLVVAGMHGQNSGDHLSLTCQPIKPIPKWAFEQVTSSTPPPEAVSDGHDVDHRLLFDLINEALPGAARGSTTLCVFSKWYAAPPRRASADRRLLDGLWRSVQTWLEPPGVDRDANSVDGLIGRDMGVSPWSGVFRDDVDGIAEEMEAEILSELVDETLWDVLLNVGD
- the LOC123093591 gene encoding cancer-related nucleoside-triphosphatase, with amino-acid sequence MPAAPSRCLLVTGPPGVGKTTLVMRVLETLRSSHPHLAVRGFYTREVRENGERVGFEVVTLDGRSGPLASSRISSPESARWPTVGKYKVDTASLESLALPELQVKEDTDLFIIDEVGKMELFSPAFFPAVMRVMESNIPVLATIPLPRYGRDIPGVARLRNHPGADVFTLNTGNRDTMRESIYNQLSRLMQKR